Proteins co-encoded in one Setaria viridis chromosome 9, Setaria_viridis_v4.0, whole genome shotgun sequence genomic window:
- the LOC117837800 gene encoding elongator complex protein 1 — protein sequence MRNLRLVTRLPQQLPLQLDGETLLASAVDAERRRAFFASSANFIYTVQLPASSTQGQEPLPWSKIATQHSDVEEVVLEPGDCIVAMDYLMERESLLLGSSAGCLLLYNVEEKTTQVVGRLEGGVNTIASSPDGALLSVTTGLGQLLVITQDWEVLFETSLDPQDATLGDIDSTGCQIRSSISWRGDGKYFATLGAPDGAYGPTKLTIWERESGKVHSSSDAKTFMGTSLDWMPSGAKVATIHDRRTEGKCPLIVFYEKNGLERSHFSIDEPAEVAIHALKWNCNSEILAALVSSGQHDVIKIWSCRNNHWYLKHELRYTKEERVKFFWDPTKPMHLICWTLGGQVVIHRFAWTTAVSETSVALVIDGSHILVTPLHLGLMPPPMSLFQLAFPCAVNEVSFVSSNSKTQLAAYLSNGNLCAVELPAPDTWEEFEGSRISVDPCSSDFTLDNCMHLAWIDTHTLLGICCYSEHYCSTPIGSIEASNLVDKHDSLFSINEIGLVCSEDFVPGSVSSSGWQARVSKKVPLQSSVIGISPNPAKKGSAFIQISGGRIVEYCSSLNLSKMCVPAQISEVDSDHGFPASCPWMTAVLCHENGIAQPFLFGLDDNSKLYMGKRLLSDNCSSFTFYSSAYGTTERVMSHLLVTTKQDLLYIVDVNKIFLKDNKVTIDSHASSHPRGKQSKEHITVWEKGAKLVGVLHGDEAAVIMQTIRGNLECTYPRKLVLVSIVQALAQRRFKDAMDMVRRHRIDFNIIVDYCGCDVFIKLAADFVKQVNNLSHITEFVCSMKNDNVSSKLYEAYISFPDQCAVPMVDIECTPGFLGNKVTSVLMAVRKALEEQIEESSSRELCVLTTLARSEPPLLEEALNRIKVIRELELRGLDDAKRKLYPSAEESLKHLLWLTDTEAVFGAALGLYDLNLAAIVALNSQKDPKEFLPFLKSLECLPPAIMRYTIDLRLGRYESALRNVVSAGNEYHEDCMKLLNSNPQLFPLALQLFNEPDKRNEILEAWGDHLSEEKCFGDAALTYQCCSSYQKSLKAYRACGDWKGVFTVAGLLELEKEEITQLAHELCDEFQALGKPGDAARVALEYCSDAERGVNYYIMAREWEEALRVAYMLTRHDLVGTVRDAASECAVSLISEYQEGLLKVGKYVARYLAVRQRRLSLAAKLQSEDRFMDVEDDSISEVSTSFSEMSAYTTRSTKESTASVISSNASKSRGARRQKKGGKIRAGSPGEEMALVEHLKGMALTGSAENELKSLLVVLIQLGKEESARQVQQAADNFVVSQRAAVKLAEDTVCNDKVDENAHTLEHYVRMLRAHGSGHSETGSWRIKALSP from the exons atGAGGAACCTGCGCCTCGTGACGAGGCTCCCGCAGCAGCTCCCGCTCCAGCTCGACGGCGAGACCCTCCTCGCCTCGGCGGTCgacgccgagcgccgccgcgccttcTTTGCCTCCTCCGCCAACTTCATCTACACCGTCCAACTCCCCGCCTCCTCCACACAGGGACAG GAACCACTGCCATGGAGTAAAATTGCTACTCAACACTccgacgtggaggaggttgttCTTGAGCCTGGAGATTGCATTGTTGCCATGGATTATCTCATGGAGAGGGAGTCTCTACTCCTTGGTTCATCGGCTGGTTGCCTGCTTTTGTACAATGTGGAGGAAAAAACAACCCAAGTTGTTGGAAGATTGGAAGGTGGTGTCAACACCATTGCCTCTAGCCCCGATGGGGCCCTCCTTTCTGTAACCACTGGACTTGGGCAACTGCTTGTCATCACACAGGATTGGGAAGTGCTGTTTGAGACTTCTCTTGATCCTCAG GATGCTACCTTAGGCGACATAGACAGTACTGGTTGTCAGATCCGAAGCTCAATTTCTTGGCGGGGGGATGGGAAGTATTTTGCTACACTTGGGGCCCCTGATGGCGCTTATGGCCCCACAAAGCTTACTATATGGGAACGTGAATCAGGAAAGGTTCATTCATCTTCAGATGCCAAAACTTTTATGGGAACATCTTTAGATTGGATGCCTAGTGGAGCCAAGGTTGCCACAATCCATGACCGGAGGACAGAGGGAAAATGCCCTCTCATTGTATTCTATGAGAAGAATGGCTTAGAGAGGAGCCACTTTTCTATTGATGAGCCAGCAGAGGTTGCCATTCACGCTTTAAAGTGGAACTGCAATTCCGAGATCCTAGCTGCTCTAGTTTCTTCTGGACAGCATGATGTTATTAAAATATGGTCCTGCAGGAACAATCACTGGTACTTGAAACATGAACTGCGGTACACCAAGGAAGAGAGGGTGAAGTTCTTTTGGGATCCAACGAAACCAATGCATCTGATTTGCTGGACACTGGGTGGCCAGGTTGTTATTCACAGGTTTGCTTGGACTACCGCAGTCAGCGAGACTTCAGTTGCACTTGTTATTGATGGTTCCCATATTCTTGTTACTCCTCTTCATTTGGGCCTCATGCCACCTCCCATGTCTCTCTTCCAGCTTGCATTTCCTTGTGCAGTGAATGAGGTTTCTTTTGTGTCCAGTAACTCAAAGACCCAATTGGCTGCTTATCTCTCAAATGGCAATTTGTGTGCTGTGGAGCTTCCAGCACCAGATACTTGGGAAGAATTTGAAGGCAGCAGGATAAGTGTTGACCCTTGCTCTTCTGACTTCACTTTGGACAACTGTATGCACCTAGCTTGGATAGATACACACACCTTGCTTGGTATCTGTTGCTATAGTGAACACTACTGTTCAACACCTATTGGGTCCATTGAAGCTAGTAACCTGGTAGACAAACATGATTCACTATTTTCCATCAATGAGATTGGACTTGTATGTTCAGAGGATTTTGTGCCAGGTTCAGTGAGTTCATCTGGTTGGCAAGCTAGAGTATCAAAGAAAGTGCCATTGCAGAGTTCAGTCATTGGAATCTCTCCAAATCCAGCAAAAAAAGGTTCAGCCTTCATTCAAATTAGCGGAGGAAGGATTGTTGAGTACTGTTCAAGTTTAAATCTGTCGAAAATGTGCGTACCAGCACAAATCAGTGAGGTTGATTCGGACCATGGTTTTCCAGCATCATGTCCTTGGATGACTGCAGTTCTGTGCCATGAAAATGGTATAGCTCAACCCTTTCTCTTTGGACTCGATGATAACAGCAAGCTTTATATGGGCAAAAGGTTACTGAGTGACAACTGCAGCAGCTTCACATTCTACTCTAGTGCTTATGGAACCACTGAGCGGGTCATGAGCCACTTGCTTGTGACTACTAAGCAAGATCTTTTGTACATTGTGGATGTCAATAAGATCTTTCTTAAAGACAACAAGGTGACAATTGACAGCCATGCCAGTAGTCATCCTCGAGGAAAGCAAAGCAAAGAACACATCACTGTGTGGGAAAAGGGGGCAAAGTTGGTTGGTGTTCTCCATGGTGATGAAGCAGCGGTCATAATGCAAACAATACGTGGTAACTTAGAGTGTACCTACCCTAGAAAGTTGGTTCTCGTTTCAATTGTTCAGGCACTGGCTCAGAGGCGTTTCAAAGATGCAATGGATATGGTGAGGCGGCATCGGATAGATTTCAATATCATTGTTGACTATTGTGGTTGTGATGTTTTTATAAAGTTAGCAGCAGACTTTGTCAAACAAGTTAATAACCTTAGCCACATAACTGAATTTGTTTGCTCAATGAAGAACGACAATGTCAGCAGCAAATTGTATGAAGCCTATATATCTTTTCCTGATCAGTGTGCGGTCCCAATGGTTGATATTGAGTGCACACCTGGTTTCTTAGGCAACAAAGTCACTTCTGTCCTGATGGCAGTTCGAAAAGCCCTTGAAGAACAAATAGAGGAGAGCTCATCAAGAGAACTTTGTGTATTGACCACTTTAGCCCGTAGTGAACCTCCATTATTGGAGGAAGCACTGAACAGAATAAAAGTAATTCGAGAACTGGAACTTCGTGGCCTTGATGATGCCAAGAGAAAGCTTTACCCTTCTGCTGAAGAGTCTCTGAAGCACTTGCTTTGGTTAACGGACACTGAAGCTGTTTTTGGTGCTGCTTTGGGGCTGTATGATCTGAATCTTGCTGCAATTGTTGCTTTAAATTCTCAAAAAGATCCAAAAGAGTTCCTTCCTTTTCTCAAGAGTCTTGAATGCCTTCCTCCTGCTATCATGAGATACACGATTGATTTAAGGCTTGGAAGATATGAGAGTGCTCTCAGAAATGTTGTTTCTGCTGGTAACGAGTATCACGAGGATTGCATGAAACTCCTTAATTCTAATCCTCAGCTGTTCCCACTGGCCCTCCAGTTATTTAATGAACCGGATAAAAGGAATGAAATTCTTGAGGCATGGGGCGACCATCTTTCTGAAGAGAAATGCTTTGGAGATGCTGCATTGACTTACCAGTGCTGTTCATCATATCAGAAATCACTGAAAGCTTACCGTGCTTGTGGGGACTGGAAAGGTGTGTTTACCGTTGCAGGTCTTTTGGAGTtagaaaaggaagaaattaCTCAGCTTGCGCACGAGTTATGTGATGAGTTCCAAGCTCTTGGCAAGCCAGGAGATGCTGCTAGAGTAGCACTAGAGTATTGTTCAGATGCCGAGAGAGGTGTAAATTATTATATCATGGCAAGGGAATGGGAGGAGGCTCTTAGAGTTGCATACATGCTTACCAGGCATGATCTGGTTGGAACTGTTAGAGATGCAGCTTCAGAATGTGCTGTATCACTGATATCCGAGTACCAGGAAGGACTGTTGAAGGTTGGTAAATATGTAGCACGTTATTTGGCTGTGCGTCAGAGGAGATTGTCCCTTGCTGCCAAACTCCAGTCAGAAGACCGGTTTATGGATGTTGAAGATGACAGCATTTCAGAAGTGAGCACCAGCTTCAGTGAAATGAGCGCATATACCACAAG GTCAACCAAGGAGTCGACTGCTTCAGTGATATCCAGCAATGCCAGTAAGTCACGAGGGGCAAGGCGGCAAAAAAAAGGTGGCAAGATACGAGCTGGAAG TCCCGGGGAGGAGATGGCCCTTGTGGAGCATCTCAAGGGGATGGCGCTGACAGGAAGTGCTGAAAATGAGCTGAAGAGCCTGCTCGTGGTTCTAATACAACTGGGGAAAGAGGAAAGTGCCCGTCAGGTGCAGCAGGCCGCAGATAATTTTGTAGTGTCTCAAAGGGCTGCAGTGAAGTTGGCCGAGGATACAGTATGTAACGACAAGGTAGACGAGAACGCTCACACCCTTGAGCATTACGTAAGGATGCTGAGAGCTCATGGGTCAGGTCATAGCGAGACCGGTTCATGGCGAATCAAAGCATTGTCTCCTTGA